One window from the genome of Andrena cerasifolii isolate SP2316 chromosome 3, iyAndCera1_principal, whole genome shotgun sequence encodes:
- the LOC143367298 gene encoding uncharacterized protein LOC143367298 isoform X7 produces MHKRRRKRLTTRSLTQEPGILDDVFHGLVQCVLLKAGNWRFNAFTLETVTGGRSLPVLCVHLFHWYGLLQHFNLDVVTVWKLFAFIEEGYHSTNPYHNSIHATDVTQAMHCFLQEEKIRTHLTNLEIMASLIAAVTHDLDHPGVNQPFLVATSNHLAALYQNTSVLENHHWRSAIGCLLESGVSNQLPASVRPELQRHISSLILATDITRQQEFLVRFKHYLDENKLEMKRAEDRHFILQIALKCADISNPCRPWDISRKWSYKVCEEFFRQGDYERRLNLPVTPLCDRHTTSIPKIQTGFFKFVVTPLYEEWHRFLGDGLSVSLMEHLQANQKKWEALILQETAEETETEISELEEMEDAVSSIEDPAADEDTGSIDLLIPAAYVQSSRMQSLPARVGLERVGRRHSVPLSISKPLTLLPRSTVRRESLPNEQSSKAKNLSSEQSSRTKNLLLKLEDQSLLGPSTLSLLSSRSSIHELSPNVNTAERPVSAESLLPETSIASITNSAEASRLSSVLQPDNQKAGSQSKQLTRQQTFPPLQPYIRMRYLSTTAEMSQCYSQILMEGDSSSSSSCSVKDKSCSDGHCGTPPTNEAHTSQGKTSNAKISKESLSVDVASKRRGSAVTDLFRQKSDATLTVDYPRRHSVQTIRIEDTSFKNRHKRPTSAQGTDSAQIFYTSLTGSRDDKETSSPETAESKADNMSSMSVVKQESERATCDEQRTTIIPPCKLEQCSSMQVAKPKCTDSELRRYSTPVPETKTIMTDTGGRRFTAIPVSSELSTHKVFFIGSPPDSPPLNQSISSSSDSGSERKRCSGDSNNEIVSIGSKRDSDPVKEKSSKVAKLSLDMQMKENIDPRGVEDPKGITLSRKGSQSWARRRGSAPVGLLSRLDDITVPPITSRVDHTSRRGSVPTDITRHQGGGFNRLALGPREGNVSAPRRASLPQETALGNLLGNILSLTNERENLPMNNNNNNNNTGSSNNNGITRIIDSTGPGMPSPRRGSVPADISELRRDMFNRSSINGKPRNRKKVLRRRSSGGPEMFSGGSTDGNDNGTLLKWKRELGKRDSIPEPLIKRRGSLPIEMVAISHAGSGSGARRSSLWRL; encoded by the exons CGTTCATCGAAGAGGGTTATCACAGTACAAATCCTTACCACAACAGTATACATGCGACGGATGTAACTCAGGCGATGCACTGCTTCCTCCAAGAGGAAAAA ATTAGGACGCACTTAACCAACTTGGAAATTATGGCTTCGCTGATAGCTGCGGTGACGCACGATCTGGATCATCCAGGCGTAAATCAACCGTTTCTCGTTGCTACGAGCAATCACTTGGCTGCTCTCTACCAA AACACGTCGGTTCTGGAGAATCATCATTGGAGGTCAGCGATAGGGTGCCTCTTGGAGAGCGGCGTTTCGAATCAACTTCCGGCCAGCGTGAGACCGGAACTGCAACGACACATCAGCTCCCTTATTCTAGCGACGGACATTACGCGACAGCAGGAGTTTCTTGTCCGATTCAAG CATTATTTGGACGAGAACAAGTTGGAGATGAAACGCGCGGAAGATCGGCATTTCATTCTGCAGATAGCATTGAAGTGCGCAGATATATCGAACCCGTGCAGACCCTGGGACATCTCGAGGAAATGGTCGTATAAAGTATGCGAGGAATTCTTTCGGCAAGGTGATTACGAACGCCGACTGAACCTTCCTGTGACGCCGTTATGCGATCGACATACCACTAGCATACCAAAGATACAAACTGGATTCTTCAAATTCGTCGTGACACCTCTTTACGAGGAATGGCATCGTTTCCTCGGCGACGGGTTGAGCGTGTCCCTCATGGAACATTTGCAGGCCAACCAGAAGAAATGGGAGGCGTTGATCCTGCAGGAAACCGCAGAAGAAACGGAAACAGAGATATCAGAGTTGGAGGAGATGGAAGACGCTGTTAGCTCTATCGAGGACCCAGCCGCGGACGAAGACACGGGAAGCATAGATTTGCTCATACCAGCAGCATACGTTCAGTCCTCCCGAATGCAAAGCTTACCAGCACGTGTCGGTCTGGAGCGTGTTGGAAGACGCCATTCCGTGCCACTGAGCATCTCGAAGCCGCTGACGTTGCTTCCACGCAGTACGGTAAGGCGAGAGAGTCTGCCGAACGAGCAAAGTAGCAAGGCGAAGAATCTGTCGAGCGAGCAGAGTAGCAGGACGAAGAATCTGTTGCTGAAGCTGGAGGATCAAAGTCTCCTGGGACCCAGTACGCTGTCGCTGCTTTCCTCCAGGAGCAGCATACATGAATTATCGCCAAACGTGAATACCGCAGAGAGGCCAGTTAGCGCGGAAAGTCTCTTGCCAGAAACGAGTATAGCTAGCATCACCAACAGCGCCGAAGCGTCCAGGCTGAGCTCGGTTCTGCAGCCGGATAATCAAAAAGCAGGATCGCAATCTAAACAGCTAACGAGACAGCAGACTTTCCCTCCCCTGCAACCCTACATTAGAATGAGATACCTATCCACGACCGCGGAAATGTCGCAATGCTACTCTCAGATCTTGATGGAGGGTGACAGCTCCAGCTCTTCGTCGTGTTCTGTGAAGGATAAATCCTGTTCTGACGGTCATTGCGGTACACCTCCAACGAACGAAGCGCACACGTCGCAAGGGAAGACTAGTAACGCGAAGATATCGAAGGAATCACTTTCGGTGGACGTAGCAAGCAAGAGGCGCGGCTCAGCCGTGACAGATCTGTTCAGACAGAAGAGCGATGCTACCTTGACTGTCGACTATCCGCGACGCCATTCGGTGCAAACGATCCGTATCGAGGACACGAGCTTCAAGAATCGCCACAAACGACCTACCTCTGCTCAAGGAACGGATTCTGCGCAAATCTTCTACACATCGTTGACCGGGTCACGCGACGACAAAGAGACCAGTAGTCCCGAAACCGCGGAATCTAAGGCGGACAATATGTCGTCCATGTCAGTGGTGAAGCAGGAGAGTGAAAGGGCGACGTGCGACGAGCAACGGACTACAATAATACCCCCATGTAAATTGGAGCAGTGTAGTTCGATGCAGGTTGCGAAACCAAAGTGCACCGACTCCGAATTACGAAGATACTCAACTCCTGTGCCAGAAACTAAGACAATAATGACCGATACAGGTGGTAGACGATTTACCGCGATACCAGTGTCTTCTGAACTTAGCACGCATAAAGTGTTCTTCATTGGCAGCCCACCGGACTCACCGCCTCTCAACCAAAGCATATCTTCTTCGAGCGACAGTGGCAGTGAACGGAAGAGATGTAGTGGTGATTCGAATAATGAAATCGTTTCTATCGGTAGTAAACGGGACTCGGATCCTGTGAAAGAAAAAAGCTCCAAGGTTGCTAAGTTGAGCCTGGATATGCAAATGAAGGAGAACATTGATCCACGTGGGGTAGAAGATCCAAAGGGGATTACGTTGTCTCGAAAAGGGAGCCAG TCGTGGGCTAGAAGACGTGGATCCGCTCCAGTTGGTCTTCTATCGAGATTGGATGACATCACGGTACCACCTATAACGTCTAGAGTAGACCACACTTCTAGGCGTGGATCTGTACCAACAGATATTACTAGGCATCAAG GTGGCGGTTTCAATCGATTAGCCTTAGGACCGCGAGAGGGTAATGTTTCAGCACCCAGAAGAGCAAGTCTTCCACAAGAAACTGCTCTTGGTAATCTTCTTGGCAATATTTTATCTTTAACCA ATGAGCGAGAGAATCTCCCAAtgaataataacaacaataataacaataccgGAAGTAGCAACAATAATGGAATAACAAGAATAATTGATAGCACCGGACCTGGCATGCCGTCTCCGCGGCGGGGTTCAGTGCCAGCAGACATATCTGAATTGCGCCGTGATATGTTCAATAGGAGTAGCATAAATGGTAAGCCTCGTAATCGGAAAAAGGTTTTGAGGAGGAGAAGTTCTGGAGGACCAGAAATGTTTTCTGGAGGATCCACAGATGGAAACGATAATGGCACATTGCTTAAATGGAAGAGGGAACTCGGAAAAAGGGACTCGATTCCTGAACCGCTCATCAAGCGAAGAGGTTCCCTGCCCATAGAGATGGTGGCCATATCTCATGCTG GATCAGGATCTGGAGCCCGAAGATCCAGTTTGTGGAGACTTTAG